In the Elioraea tepida genome, one interval contains:
- a CDS encoding ABC transporter ATP-binding protein — protein sequence MLRVEALRSGYGRIEAVKGVDLEVSSGEIVALIGANGAGKKTLLRAISGVQPVTAGRILFEGAPIEELAAHARVALGIVQVPEGRQVFAPLTVEDNLRLGAFRRGRAETETTLGEVYALFPVLAAKRHEPAGRLSGGQQQMLAVGRAMMARPRLLLLDEPSMGLAPLLVDQILEAVVRLRARGMTVLLVEQNASAALAIADRAYVLETGRIAHAGTGRALLDDPRVREAYLGI from the coding sequence ATGCTTCGGGTTGAGGCCTTGCGCAGCGGTTACGGCCGAATCGAGGCGGTGAAGGGCGTCGATCTCGAGGTCTCCTCGGGCGAGATCGTCGCCCTGATCGGCGCCAACGGTGCCGGCAAGAAGACGCTCCTGCGCGCGATCTCCGGCGTGCAGCCGGTGACCGCCGGACGGATCCTGTTCGAGGGCGCGCCAATCGAGGAGCTTGCGGCGCATGCGCGGGTTGCCCTCGGCATCGTCCAGGTGCCGGAGGGCCGCCAAGTCTTCGCCCCGCTCACGGTCGAGGACAATCTCCGGCTCGGCGCCTTCCGCCGCGGCCGCGCCGAGACCGAAACGACCCTTGGCGAGGTCTATGCCCTCTTCCCGGTGCTCGCCGCGAAGCGCCACGAGCCCGCCGGGCGGCTCTCGGGCGGGCAACAACAGATGCTCGCGGTCGGGCGCGCGATGATGGCGCGACCACGGCTCCTGTTGCTTGATGAGCCCTCGATGGGACTTGCGCCGCTTCTCGTCGATCAGATCCTCGAGGCGGTGGTGCGGCTCAGGGCACGGGGGATGACCGTGCTGCTCGTGGAACAGAACGCCTCCGCCGCGCTCGCGATCGCCGATCGCGCCTATGTGCTCGAGACAGGGCGGATCGCCCATGCCGGAACGGGCCGGGCCCTGCTTGATGACCCGCGGGTTCGGGAAGCCTATCTCGGGATCTGA
- a CDS encoding branched-chain amino acid ABC transporter permease: protein MPSGRLSPRLATVAGLAVLLFLLWLVFPSGFFLRIATLVWINALAAVGLNLLMGLAGQVSLGQAGFVGIGAYAVALGPRHLGLDPLPSLGLGLLCAGLLAFLVGRPILRLRGHYLAVATLGLGILIWLVLNSEVAITGGRDGIQVPRLVLFGWRVAGAATWYWINGLTLLAGVLVALNLEDSPIGRALRALHDSEVAAAVAGIDVARAKLAVFVIAAVYAALAGALLALFNRFVTPQAADFLHSIELVTMVVIGGMGSCLGAVVGAAVLTILPQALTVFHDYEHAVLGLMIILFMIFLRQGIVPGLAVLLAKRPA from the coding sequence ATGCCGTCGGGGCGTCTCAGTCCCCGTCTCGCCACGGTGGCAGGGCTCGCGGTGCTTCTGTTTCTGCTCTGGCTCGTCTTCCCGTCCGGTTTCTTTCTGCGCATCGCGACTCTCGTCTGGATCAACGCGCTTGCCGCCGTCGGCCTCAACCTGCTGATGGGGCTTGCGGGCCAGGTGAGCCTCGGGCAAGCGGGGTTCGTCGGCATCGGCGCCTATGCGGTGGCGCTCGGGCCGCGCCATCTCGGGCTCGATCCCCTGCCCTCGCTCGGGCTCGGGCTGCTCTGCGCCGGGCTGCTCGCCTTTCTCGTCGGCCGGCCGATCCTGCGCCTGCGCGGGCACTATCTCGCGGTCGCGACGCTTGGCTTGGGGATCCTGATCTGGCTCGTGCTCAACAGCGAGGTGGCGATCACCGGCGGGCGGGACGGGATCCAGGTGCCGCGGCTCGTTCTGTTCGGCTGGCGCGTCGCCGGGGCCGCGACTTGGTACTGGATCAACGGGCTGACGCTGCTTGCGGGCGTGCTCGTCGCGCTCAATCTGGAGGACAGCCCGATAGGGCGGGCTTTGCGCGCGCTGCACGACAGCGAGGTCGCCGCCGCCGTCGCCGGGATCGACGTCGCCCGCGCCAAGCTCGCTGTGTTCGTGATCGCTGCCGTCTATGCCGCCCTCGCCGGCGCTTTGCTTGCTCTGTTCAACCGGTTCGTCACGCCGCAGGCGGCCGATTTCCTGCATTCGATCGAGCTCGTCACCATGGTGGTGATCGGCGGCATGGGGTCCTGCCTCGGAGCAGTCGTCGGTGCGGCAGTGTTGACCATCCTCCCGCAGGCCCTGACCGTCTTCCACGACTACGAGCATGCAGTACTCGGGCTGATGATCATCCTGTTCATGATCTTCCTCCGCCAGGGGATCGTGCCGGGCCTCGCGGTGCTGCTTGCGAAGCGGCCGGCATGA
- a CDS encoding DUF2783 domain-containing protein has protein sequence MRKLDTAPRLSDPDAVFAALAEAHRGLSPEESRRLDAALVLVLANHIGDAEVLHGAIAVARAAIHAPAAWGDTAGTVP, from the coding sequence ATGCGTAAGCTCGACACAGCCCCGCGTCTGAGCGACCCGGATGCGGTGTTCGCCGCGCTCGCTGAGGCGCATCGCGGCCTCTCTCCGGAGGAGAGCCGCCGCCTCGATGCGGCGCTCGTGTTGGTGCTCGCCAACCACATCGGCGATGCCGAGGTGCTTCACGGGGCGATCGCCGTCGCCCGCGCCGCGATCCACGCACCCGCCGCGTGGGGCGACACGGCGGGCACTGTTCCATGA
- the maiA gene encoding maleylacetoacetate isomerase codes for MTLRLFTYWRSSASYRARIALNLKGLAYHSVPVNLVRDGGEQNRPDYLSRNPQALVPTLEVDGMPLTQSLAIMEWLEETYPQPPLLPREPRERARVRAFALAIACEIAPLSNLAVRRYLNDPLGITEAAQAAWHQHWLARGLSACEAMIASGEGPFCFGTSPTMADCTLVPQLYNARRFGHDLAPYPTLLRAEAAMLALPAVQAAAPEAQADAA; via the coding sequence ATGACGCTGCGCCTCTTTACCTACTGGCGCTCCTCGGCGTCCTATCGCGCGCGGATTGCGCTGAACCTCAAAGGGCTTGCCTATCACTCGGTGCCGGTGAACCTCGTCCGCGATGGCGGGGAACAGAACCGGCCAGACTATCTGTCGAGGAACCCGCAGGCGCTCGTGCCCACCCTCGAGGTGGATGGCATGCCGCTGACGCAGTCGCTTGCGATCATGGAATGGCTCGAGGAGACGTATCCGCAGCCGCCGCTTCTGCCGCGCGAGCCTCGAGAGCGCGCACGGGTGCGCGCCTTCGCGCTCGCGATCGCCTGCGAGATCGCCCCGCTCTCCAATCTCGCAGTGCGGCGCTATCTCAACGATCCGCTCGGCATAACGGAGGCAGCGCAAGCGGCCTGGCACCAGCATTGGCTCGCGCGCGGGCTGTCCGCCTGCGAGGCGATGATCGCGAGCGGGGAGGGGCCGTTCTGTTTCGGTACGTCACCGACCATGGCGGACTGCACCCTCGTTCCGCAGCTCTACAACGCTCGCCGGTTCGGACACGACCTCGCCCCCTATCCCACGCTCCTGCGCGCGGAAGCCGCGATGCTCGCCTTGCCTGCTGTGCAGGCTGCCGCACCGGAGGCGCAGGCCGACGCAGCCTGA
- a CDS encoding ABC transporter ATP-binding protein, whose amino-acid sequence MSAIAAQEIGISFGGLRALDGVSFSAEPGEVFSIIGPNGAGKTTLFNIISGVYRTREGKVLLAGEDVTGLPPHRLAARGLSRTFQNLQVFFRMTAEENVMVGRHLRERQGVIGSLLHLPWVARQNRATRERARELLAFVGLADRARDPAGSLPYGALKRLEIARALAAEPRVLLLDEPAAGCNPVETEEIDRLIAAIAARGTTVVLVEHDMKLVMRISNRILVLNHGRMLALGSPAEVRGNPEVIAAYLGRHGAEAAHASG is encoded by the coding sequence ATGAGCGCGATCGCGGCCCAAGAGATTGGGATCTCCTTCGGCGGGCTGCGCGCGCTCGACGGCGTCTCCTTCAGCGCCGAGCCCGGGGAGGTATTTTCGATCATCGGCCCGAACGGTGCGGGCAAAACAACGCTCTTCAACATCATCTCGGGTGTGTATCGGACGCGAGAGGGGAAGGTGCTTCTCGCGGGCGAGGACGTCACCGGCCTGCCGCCCCATCGCCTCGCCGCGCGGGGGCTCTCGCGCACGTTCCAGAACCTGCAGGTCTTCTTCCGCATGACGGCAGAGGAGAACGTGATGGTGGGGCGCCACCTGCGCGAGCGGCAGGGGGTGATCGGGTCGCTGCTGCACCTTCCATGGGTGGCGCGGCAGAACCGCGCGACCCGCGAGCGCGCGCGCGAGCTTCTCGCCTTCGTCGGCCTCGCCGACCGTGCGCGTGACCCCGCAGGCAGCCTGCCCTATGGTGCGCTCAAGCGTCTCGAGATCGCCCGGGCGCTCGCAGCCGAGCCGCGCGTGCTTCTGCTCGACGAACCCGCCGCCGGCTGCAACCCGGTCGAGACCGAGGAGATCGACCGGCTGATCGCAGCCATCGCCGCGCGCGGCACGACAGTCGTCCTCGTTGAACACGACATGAAGCTCGTGATGCGGATCTCAAACCGGATCCTCGTGCTCAACCACGGCCGGATGCTGGCGCTTGGCAGCCCAGCCGAGGTTCGCGGCAATCCCGAGGTGATTGCTGCCTATCTCGGCAGGCATGGCGCGGAGGCAGCGCATGCTTCGGGTTGA
- a CDS encoding FAD-dependent oxidoreductase, with product MLSRWTPPRYPFRPPRELEAEAQGTAPVHHPVVIVGAGMVGLTVALDLARHGIATVVIDDDDTVSIGSRAICLAKRTLEIYDRLGLGQRVLDKGVTWKVGKVFHGSALAYAFDLLPEAGHRMPAFVNLQQYYLEAWLVEACVESGLVDLRWKSRLVSLSREEDHVRLAVETPAGMYTMTADWLLACDGARSTVRAALDLPFVGKVFRDRFLIADVVLKGEVPFPSERWFWFDPPFHPGQSVLLHKQPDDMWRIDFQLGWEADPEEEKRPERVIPRIRAMLGEGIEFDLEWVSVYTFRCRRLERFVHDRVIFLGDSAHQVSPFGARGGNGGVQDADNLAWKLAAVLRGTAPPSLLGTYDAERIPAADENILNSTRATDFITPKTEAVRAYRDAVLQLARDHAFARRMVNSGRLSSPHCYAATPLSTPDVEAWAAGPPPGAPAIDAPVADGWLLERLGGRPVLVLFGAVPDPALPGLATLRLPADGVAAERYGALAGGAYLFRPDQHVAARFAAPTPEAVASALARLWGRVPAEGRITAA from the coding sequence ATGCTGAGCCGCTGGACCCCGCCCCGCTATCCGTTCCGCCCGCCGCGCGAGCTCGAGGCCGAGGCCCAAGGGACGGCGCCCGTGCATCATCCGGTCGTGATCGTCGGCGCCGGGATGGTCGGGCTTACGGTAGCGCTTGATCTCGCTCGGCACGGCATCGCAACGGTGGTGATCGACGACGACGACACCGTCAGCATCGGCAGCCGCGCGATCTGCCTCGCCAAACGCACGCTCGAGATCTACGACCGGCTCGGGCTCGGCCAGCGCGTGCTCGACAAGGGTGTGACCTGGAAGGTCGGCAAGGTGTTCCACGGCTCGGCGCTCGCCTATGCCTTCGACCTTCTGCCCGAAGCGGGGCACCGCATGCCCGCCTTCGTCAACCTGCAGCAGTATTATCTCGAGGCGTGGCTGGTCGAGGCCTGTGTCGAGAGCGGGCTCGTTGATCTCCGCTGGAAATCCCGTCTCGTGTCGCTCTCCCGCGAGGAGGACCATGTCCGGCTCGCGGTCGAGACGCCGGCGGGGATGTACACCATGACGGCCGACTGGCTGCTCGCCTGCGACGGGGCGAGGAGCACAGTTCGCGCCGCGCTTGATCTGCCGTTCGTCGGGAAGGTCTTCCGCGACCGGTTCCTGATTGCCGATGTGGTGCTCAAGGGCGAGGTGCCGTTCCCCTCAGAGCGCTGGTTCTGGTTCGACCCGCCGTTCCATCCCGGACAGTCGGTGCTTTTGCACAAGCAGCCGGATGACATGTGGCGGATCGATTTCCAGCTCGGCTGGGAGGCGGACCCGGAGGAGGAGAAGCGGCCCGAGCGCGTGATCCCCCGGATCCGGGCGATGCTGGGCGAGGGAATCGAGTTCGATCTCGAATGGGTGAGCGTCTACACTTTCCGCTGCCGGCGGCTTGAGCGGTTCGTGCACGATCGGGTGATCTTCCTCGGCGATTCAGCGCACCAGGTGAGCCCGTTCGGCGCGCGCGGCGGCAATGGCGGCGTTCAGGATGCCGACAATCTCGCCTGGAAGCTCGCGGCCGTGCTGCGCGGCACCGCGCCGCCCTCGCTTCTTGGGACCTATGACGCGGAACGGATCCCGGCCGCCGACGAGAACATCCTAAACTCGACCCGCGCGACCGACTTCATCACACCGAAGACGGAAGCCGTGCGCGCCTATCGGGACGCGGTTCTGCAGCTTGCGCGCGACCACGCGTTCGCCCGCCGCATGGTGAATTCCGGTCGTCTCTCGAGCCCGCATTGTTACGCCGCGACACCGCTCTCCACGCCCGACGTCGAGGCATGGGCGGCGGGGCCCCCTCCTGGCGCGCCGGCGATCGACGCGCCGGTCGCTGACGGGTGGCTACTCGAACGCCTCGGCGGGCGGCCCGTGCTCGTGCTGTTCGGCGCCGTGCCTGACCCGGCGCTTCCGGGCCTTGCGACACTGCGCCTGCCCGCGGACGGCGTTGCCGCCGAACGCTATGGAGCGCTCGCGGGCGGAGCCTATCTCTTTCGGCCTGACCAGCATGTCGCGGCGCGTTTCGCCGCACCGACGCCAGAGGCCGTTGCTTCGGCGCTCGCGCGCCTGTGGGGTCGCGTCCCGGCGGAAGGACGGATCACGGCGGCGTGA